The Scomber scombrus chromosome 22, fScoSco1.1, whole genome shotgun sequence genome has a window encoding:
- the LOC134004254 gene encoding shaker-related potassium channel tsha2-like — protein MTVVPGENLDETVALAALSAQDVYDPERAENQDCCERVVINISGLRFETQLKTLAQFPSTLLGNPRKRMRFFDPLRNEYFFDRNRPSFDAILYYYQSGGRLRRPVNVPVDIFMEEIKFYELGEEVIENFKEDEGFIKEEERPLPDNEFQRQVWLLFEYPESSGPARGIAIVSVLVILISIVIFCLETLPEFREDTRTFDEPLAVNGTARAKKPNPFTDPFFIVETLCIIWFSFELLVRFLACPSKPAFFKNIMNTIDIVAIMPYFITLGLELAEHQGNGQQAMSLAILRVIRLVRVFRIFKLSRHSKGLQILGKTLQASMRELGLLIFFLFIGVILFSSAVYFAETDDPESGFSSIPDAFWWAVVSMTTVGYGDMCPVTIGGKIVGSLCAIAGVLTIALPVPVIVSNFNYFYHRETEHEEQFQYTHVTCGQLQPQFGEFKRSESKPSLCKSDYLGSEDADSIKYTNCSPHKAYTGKLTDV, from the coding sequence ATGACAGTGGTGCCCGGAGAGAACCTGGATGAGACTGTGGCACTGGCCGCCCTGTCAGCCCAGGATGTGTACGACCCGGAGCGAGCCGAGAACCAGGACTGCTGTGAGCGGGTGGTCATCAACATCTCCGGGCTTCGGTTCGAGACTCAGCTGAAGACCCTCGCCCAGTTCCCCTCCACTCTGCTGGGGAACCCCCGCAAGAGGATGCGCTTCTTCGACCCGCTGAGGAACGAGTATTTCTTTGACAGGAACAGACCCAGCTTCGATGCCATCCTCTACTACTACCAGTCCGGCGGCAGGCTCAGGAGACCCGTCAACGTGCCGGTGGACATCTTCATGGAGGAGATTAAATTCTACGAACTGGGGGAGGAGGTGATTGAGAATTTTAAGGAGGATGAGGGGTTTATTAAGGAGGAAGAGCGCCCGCTGCCTGACAATGAGTTCCAGCGGCAGGTTTGGCTCCTGTTTGAGTATCCAGAGAGTTCCGGACCCGCCAGAGGGATTGCAATAGTTTCCGTTCTGGTCATTCTCATCTCCATCGTGATTTTCTGCTTGGAGACTTTACCGGAGTTCAGAGAAGACACCAGAACATTTGACGAGCCGCTGGCTGTGAACGGAACCGCGCGCGCAAAGAAGCCAAACCCGTTCACAGACCCGTTCTTCATCGTGGAGACTCTCTGCATCATCTGGTTCTCCTTTGAGCTGCTGGTCCGGTTCCTCGCGTGCCCCAGCAAGCCCGCTTTCTTCAAGAACATCATGAACACCATCGATATCGTGGCCATCATGCCCTACTTCATCACGCTGGGTTTGGAGCTAGCGGAGCACCAGGGGAACGGGCAGCAGGCCATGTCTCTGGCCATCCTGAGGGTCATCCGCCTGGTTCGGGTCTTCCGGATCTTTAAGCTGTCCAGACACTCCAAGGGTCTGCAGATCCTCGGGAAGACGCTGCAGGCCAGCATGAGGGAGCTGGGACTGCtcatcttctttctcttcatcgGAGTCATCCTCTTCTCCAGCGCGGTGTACTTTGCAGAGACCGACGACCCAGAATCGGGCTTCAGCAGCATCCCGGACGCCTTCTGGTGGGCTGTGGTATCCATGACAACGGTGGGGTACGGGGACATGTGTCCGGTCACCATCGGGGGGAAGATCGTGGGCTCGCTGTGCGCCATCGCCGGTGTGCTCACCATTGCGCTGCCGGTGCCGGTCATCGTCTCCAACTTCAACTACTTCTACCACCGAGAGACGGAGCACGAGGAGCAGTTCCAGTACACGCACGTGACCTGCGGGCAGCTACAGCCGCAGTTTGGGGAGTTCAAGAGGAGCGAGAGCAAACCGTCTCTGTGCAAGTCTGATTACCTGGGCAGCGAGGACGCGGACTCCATCAAATACACCAACTGCAGCCCGCACAAAGCTTACACCGGGAAGCTCACAGATGTATGA